ATCCCCTAGAGACAGTATATCATGTTTCCTGTACTTCCCAGCATTACACATGTGTATTTCTCCTATGACACGGTTAATGAAATAGAGCTTAgctatttgtaaaaaaacagcagGCATGAGAAACTGAATTCAATGCATTTTAATACATTAAGACCTGCAATTTGGAAGCCTTAGATACAATGACACAatttaaagtagtttttttcctccatattAGGAATCTTTGGTTgtttataaatatttttgtaGATtatctgaataaaaaaaatctgtaaaatcAGCCCTTTGCATTTTTGACCAACTGCAACAATACACAGTGCACTTAATTACATCACATTCACAatgtttacaaaagaaaaaaaaaagattacgtcaatttttttaaacacaagaaGGTCATAAACTAGATTTGACACTTCCAACTTCAGcgttgtcattttaaatgaatgaaaaatacatacatttacttGCCTCAAGCaagaataaatattttaaaaaatcccTAAAAGTCCAGAGGATACCAAGCCTGTACCGTGGCACTGTTACACCTCACTGTTACAGTGCTGTGCCGTATTTACAGAGATGAGATGAGCCTCCTTTCTCTGCTCAGTCCTTTCATCATCTTGGGCAGATGTTGTAATCAGTGACAAACTTCTCCAACCTCTTTATCTTGCGCTTGTTTTTGGGCAAAGGTTTGTCGTACATGCCGTTCTTCAGCAGATGCTCCTTGCTGTGATGAACCTGAGCACCGTGCTGCAGCTGGAAGGAGCACAGGGCTGTGAGGGGCCTCAGCAGGACCTGGACAAACAAACGGCACAGGAAAGAATGACGAAAACTctgaaattatattaatatttatattccCATTGAATTGAAATACAATttaaggtcaagtgtgtaacatttagtagGGTTATTTACAGAAATTGAGTTTAATACCCACAAGTATGTTTATATAAAATGAAGAGTCATGGAAtaaccttttatatgtactttaggcaagggccttgggATATGTTGTTACAGCAGCTCAATTAGAAAAACAAGCTATTTTCAGCAAAAGCGCAATTCACAAACAAAGAATAACAGAATTTCAGTGATGCAAAAGCCACCAAAGTTCAGACACATTTGGGAAAAGGGGACCATTTGTATCACCATTACATGACACCGATTGCTAgacactggacatttaataTATGATAATGAGGCTGTACTTCAGCATTATAACTCCAGCACTTGTCTGCATCAAAACAATGTATACCCAAGAGTACACTGCAAACAGGAACTGCTAGTTCCCAAATCTGCATATGTCTAACGGTGCCAACTTTCCAAAATGTGTAGACAAATGTGGGCTACAAATAAATTAAGTAGCAAAGCTCAAGTTTAGTCTAGCAATGCTTAAAGAATGCAATACTGCATCTGTGGAGTGTTCTTTTACAATAGTAGCCCTCAACACCAAAGGCTATAATAACTCGCAAGGCTTTTTACAACATAAACAAGAAAACagtttgctttcatttttaaaaaacagtgtttacGTGGGCTGAATAATTTTACTTTGACAGGTCTCTAAATTATCCAAATAAGTGAACCTGAAAAGGAAAACCATAACAACTAAAAACTTGCCCTCTATTGCCACTTGACTCGACTCTACTaattacttcaccccacggaaTGCAATATGtacaacagaggccgacagaggcttctGCACGAGTCACTTAACGTAATGGGAACGATATGTGTACTGGTACTAATTCGTTCACTGAGTGTACTGTGAATGAATCGGGGAATGAAGCCTTCTTGTACACTGGCCTGTGCCCTGAATGATATTCAGCGGTCAGAATCAGCCTTAGCTGTAATTCAGTTAAAAAGACCATTCAGCCGCctgcgctccggtcatgcaggaagtactgatcGATTCagtgaactaatctttttaattaactgattctaatgattcagtacactgagaagaactgctgtgtgtttgtgttgcatataaaacatcgtcatggcagtttcacaCAGCTGTGCTATAAAACGCCACCCACATTGATGAGCTACAATAAGTATAGGTAATTGAAAACAATGTGCCCGATATCAAactgagtcgtgctagaactgtatcatagTGTTTTTAGACCAGGCAAACTGACTGCATGAGTAATTTGACATtaactgtacattttgttggACAAAAAGTTTGTGGGGTGCACACTTTGATACAACAGCCGATTATTTCACCCAGTCACCTCAAGGATGTCGTCATTCCGCTCCATGATGGACAAGGCGACTGCAGCACTTTCCAGCGTGGACAGACACATGTTGGAAGGCTGTGTGCGGATCACGTACTGACTTGTCAGAGTCCTATTGAGCTGCACCTGATAAAGCCAAGCAGAAGTGTTCAAATCTGACCACACCTTGAAGGAAAAATGTGACAGACAAACTAAATATCTTAAATATCCATAGGTTCTCCTAGAGGATTGGAAGAGATGGGTGAGATGACTTAGAATTGTCTTTTGTCACATTACAGTGACCACATGTGTTCAATCTCTTAAAGTGTTAACAAGCTTCCTATTCTCTTTACTCCTCATCTTACTATATTCATTATTATGATGATATAGTTATACACACCTGTTGAGGCAGGTGTAACAGGCTGTTATGGAGGAACATCTTTTTAGCCTGTCTCCAGGTGCCATCTATGATAATTACATTATGATTTACAGTGTCTGCTTCTTCTTGTTTCACTATATCCTCCAGGTTCTGGGATTTGGGGCCGGGGAAAAGGATCAGTGTCCTGCTGTCCCGACACACTGAAGCCAGCTCTGGATgcctgagaggagaggagatgtaTTTGAGGATTAAATGACTGTGATGTGATACAAGGGAAAGTATGTTAAGAATAAAGTGCTCCTTACTTTCCCTCACTGAATCTCCTTCCAACTATGACATTGCATTTTCCTTGAGGCAAACAAGCAGCAAGTAAAGGAACAGTGCGGAGTACTCTGCTTTCCTGAAAGCACAAGAGGGGTTTGAAAAGTTATTTGATAATATTTATAATGATTATCATAAACTAGCATGATTAAGTGTAAAAAGCACATTCAAATGAGTCTATGAAAAAGGAGATAATTGTATACaatattttgttgattttaaaagtaaatacaacCTATAGagcaaataaatataaagatgaACATCTCCTCACTTCTTTGTGCAATGTCTTGCAAGCCTGGGCATCTTACCCAGTCAGTACCACCTGTCTGAGTCATCTGAAAGTCAAAGGTCCAATTCAGACCTGGCATTAACATCCATACAGAAAGACTAGTGGATAGCGTAAGTACAAGTGCTCACATCTGGCAGCAACAAGCCTCCTGGAGGCGTGTCCTGTGACCACCTGTGAACGGAGCTCACCCGCGTCACCCGCCCAATAAGAAAGTAACC
This Solea solea chromosome 19, fSolSol10.1, whole genome shotgun sequence DNA region includes the following protein-coding sequences:
- the dtwd2 gene encoding tRNA-uridine aminocarboxypropyltransferase 2; its protein translation is MENEHSPGSSAASDESESETFDDSTTENGLVDAFGELAALPFEDEERGRRPTCLRCCRPEKVCLCPFLPSQPLDVNTSLYIVQHPAEESRVLRTVPLLAACLPQGKCNVIVGRRFSEGKHPELASVCRDSRTLILFPGPKSQNLEDIVKQEEADTVNHNVIIIDGTWRQAKKMFLHNSLLHLPQQVQLNRTLTSQYVIRTQPSNMCLSTLESAAVALSIMERNDDILEVLLRPLTALCSFQLQHGAQVHHSKEHLLKNGMYDKPLPKNKRKIKRLEKFVTDYNICPR